One window of Chloroflexus aggregans DSM 9485 genomic DNA carries:
- a CDS encoding ammonium transporter has product MKLAWRTKIGLALGFGLGLWLVSSGRAFAQEGPTTAELAVAMNTFFLLVAAALVFFMQAGFAMLTAGLTRAKNTTNILFKNLMDFVMCSLAFWAVGWGLAYGTSAGGFIGTDQFFLSHITAEGEVPVLASWFFQVVFAGTAATIVAGAMAERTKFVAYLIYSFIISLFIYPVVVHWVWSGAGWLNTYSGSTEGNWGFTDFAGSTVVHSVGGWASLVGAMILGPRLGRFGPDGKPRAIPGHNMSLAALGTFILWLGWFGFNPGSQLAIASQADADAVAMVAVTTNLAAAAGALGALFTAWLRYGKPDLGQTLNGVLGGLVAITAGCAYVDPLAAIIIGFIAGPVVVFSAELLEKLKIDDPVGAVPVHLVNGIWGTLAVGLFASIPGNTGTTGLFYGGGLTLLISQVVGVVAIGLWTVATAALMFFALKATIGLRVSKAEEEAGLDIGEHGMVAYPDLAPLPTGSTVSGAPAN; this is encoded by the coding sequence ATGAAGCTTGCATGGCGCACAAAAATCGGTCTCGCTCTCGGTTTTGGCCTCGGTCTCTGGTTGGTAAGTAGCGGACGTGCTTTCGCCCAAGAAGGCCCAACCACCGCAGAGTTGGCCGTAGCGATGAATACCTTCTTTTTGCTTGTGGCGGCAGCTTTGGTCTTTTTTATGCAGGCCGGATTCGCGATGCTGACTGCCGGCCTGACCCGCGCCAAGAACACAACCAATATTCTGTTTAAGAATTTGATGGATTTCGTAATGTGTTCGCTAGCGTTTTGGGCAGTCGGTTGGGGCCTCGCTTACGGTACGTCGGCCGGTGGCTTTATCGGTACCGACCAGTTTTTCCTTTCGCATATCACTGCTGAAGGTGAGGTGCCGGTATTGGCAAGTTGGTTCTTCCAAGTTGTCTTTGCCGGGACTGCCGCTACAATTGTCGCCGGTGCGATGGCCGAGCGCACGAAGTTTGTTGCCTACCTGATCTATAGCTTCATTATCTCGCTCTTTATCTATCCGGTAGTAGTGCATTGGGTGTGGAGCGGCGCCGGCTGGCTGAATACGTATAGTGGTAGCACCGAGGGTAATTGGGGCTTTACCGATTTTGCCGGTAGCACCGTTGTGCATAGTGTGGGCGGATGGGCTTCGCTCGTCGGCGCAATGATCCTCGGTCCACGCCTCGGCCGTTTCGGCCCTGATGGTAAGCCACGCGCTATCCCCGGCCACAATATGTCGTTGGCAGCCCTCGGTACCTTCATCCTCTGGCTCGGCTGGTTTGGGTTCAACCCCGGCTCGCAGTTGGCGATTGCCTCCCAAGCCGATGCCGATGCCGTCGCAATGGTCGCCGTTACCACCAATCTGGCCGCAGCAGCCGGTGCATTGGGCGCACTCTTCACCGCGTGGTTGCGCTACGGTAAGCCCGATCTGGGGCAAACCCTCAACGGCGTGCTGGGTGGCTTGGTGGCAATTACCGCCGGTTGTGCTTACGTTGATCCTCTCGCTGCCATTATCATTGGGTTTATTGCCGGCCCGGTGGTAGTCTTCTCGGCCGAATTGCTCGAGAAGCTCAAGATCGACGATCCGGTTGGTGCAGTGCCGGTTCACTTGGTTAACGGTATCTGGGGTACGTTGGCGGTTGGTCTCTTTGCCTCAATTCCCGGCAATACCGGTACAACCGGCCTGTTCTACGGTGGTGGTCTGACCCTCCTTATCTCGCAAGTGGTCGGTGTGGTGGCAATTGGTCTGTGGACGGTAGCAACAGCGGCGCTGATGTTCTTCGCGCTTAAGGCGACGATTGGGTTACGTGTGAGCAAGGCTGAAGAAGAGGCCGGTCTTGATATCGGCGAGCACGGTATGGTCGCTTATCCTGACCTCGCTCCACTACCGACCGGCAGCACCGTAAGTGGCGCACCGGCGAATTAA
- a CDS encoding ABC transporter ATP-binding protein, whose product MLSLNNIEVIYNDVVLVLKGLSLEVPEGKIVALLGSNGAGKSTTLKAISGLLKPENGEVTDGEILFQGQPIHKKDASEIVRMGIFQVMEGRRVFEHLTVEENLRAGAYTQSIRRFGEDLALVYDYFPRLKERRNQVAGFLSGGEQQMLAIGRALMAHPKLIMLDEPSLGLAPLLVAEIFEIIRRINREQGTTILLVEQNARLALESAHHAYIMENGRIVLDGSPADLKDNADVREFYLGLNEIGSRKSYREVKHYKRRKRWLS is encoded by the coding sequence ATGCTCTCACTCAACAATATCGAAGTCATTTATAACGATGTCGTGCTGGTGCTCAAGGGGTTGTCGCTCGAGGTGCCGGAGGGTAAGATTGTAGCTTTGCTTGGCTCAAATGGCGCCGGTAAGAGTACCACGCTGAAAGCGATATCCGGCTTGCTCAAGCCGGAGAATGGTGAAGTAACCGATGGTGAGATTCTCTTTCAGGGCCAGCCGATCCACAAAAAAGATGCCTCCGAGATTGTGCGGATGGGGATTTTTCAGGTTATGGAAGGGCGGCGGGTCTTTGAGCACTTGACGGTGGAAGAGAATCTGCGTGCGGGTGCATATACCCAATCGATCCGGCGGTTTGGCGAGGATCTGGCGTTGGTATACGACTATTTTCCGCGTTTGAAGGAACGACGCAATCAGGTGGCCGGGTTCCTTAGCGGTGGTGAGCAGCAGATGTTGGCGATTGGGCGCGCCCTGATGGCCCATCCCAAGTTGATTATGCTCGATGAGCCGTCGCTGGGGTTAGCCCCGTTATTGGTTGCCGAGATTTTTGAGATTATTCGTCGGATTAATCGCGAACAAGGCACGACGATTCTATTGGTCGAGCAAAATGCCCGTTTGGCGCTTGAATCGGCCCATCACGCCTACATTATGGAAAACGGGCGGATTGTGTTAGACGGTTCACCGGCAGATTTGAAAGATAATGCCGATGTACGTGAGTTTTACCTTGGCCTCAACGAGATTGGTAGTCGCAAGAGTTATCGCGAAGTGAAGCATTACAAACGGCGCAAACGCTGGCTGTCGTAG
- a CDS encoding ABC transporter substrate-binding protein, whose protein sequence is MVRRRRTVGWLVVLAVFATLLAACGGGGGAGTGGGASSEPIRVGAIFDLTGATADVGTPYARGQIAFIDWKNEQGGINGRRLQLFSEDYAYQVPRAEELYTKFVTQDKVLVFSGWGTGDTEALRPKITEDKIPFISASYSATLANPAETPYNFLVAPTYSDQLIIAMKWAIEDWKAKGNSGLPKFGYLINDSPFGRSPLADGTAFATSQGIDTPLEVPSPRGATDLTPQLTQLRDYGANYIFLQNVSSPAALAIKNAKSLGYDVQFVCLNWCANEILIKLAGADAEGVVGAVPFNHESEGGKIALEYAKAKNIDYGGADSTFVQGWTAMSILIAGIEKVVADGKELTGENIKAALETMGQIDTKGVTLPVQFSSTDHAGVKSLKMFRVENGKWVPITDFISSR, encoded by the coding sequence ATGGTCAGAAGAAGACGGACGGTTGGTTGGTTGGTGGTGTTGGCCGTGTTCGCGACCTTGCTAGCTGCCTGTGGCGGTGGTGGCGGAGCTGGGACTGGTGGGGGTGCGAGCAGTGAGCCGATCCGGGTAGGTGCGATCTTCGATTTGACCGGTGCAACGGCAGACGTTGGTACGCCTTATGCGCGTGGACAGATTGCCTTTATTGACTGGAAGAATGAGCAGGGTGGTATCAACGGTCGGCGTTTGCAACTGTTCAGTGAAGACTATGCCTATCAGGTGCCGCGGGCGGAAGAGCTGTATACCAAGTTTGTAACTCAAGACAAAGTTTTGGTCTTCTCAGGTTGGGGAACCGGTGATACCGAGGCGCTGCGCCCCAAGATTACCGAAGACAAGATTCCATTCATCTCGGCTTCGTATTCGGCAACGCTCGCCAATCCGGCCGAAACGCCGTACAACTTCCTCGTGGCTCCCACCTATTCCGATCAATTGATTATCGCGATGAAGTGGGCAATTGAGGATTGGAAAGCGAAGGGGAACAGTGGCCTGCCGAAATTCGGCTACCTGATCAACGATAGCCCGTTTGGTCGCTCGCCACTGGCCGATGGGACGGCGTTTGCGACCTCGCAGGGGATCGATACGCCGCTTGAGGTGCCATCGCCGCGTGGTGCAACCGACCTCACACCGCAGTTGACCCAGCTTCGCGACTATGGCGCGAACTACATCTTCTTGCAAAATGTGTCAAGCCCGGCGGCGCTGGCGATCAAGAATGCCAAGAGCCTTGGCTATGACGTGCAGTTTGTCTGCCTGAACTGGTGTGCTAACGAGATTTTGATCAAGTTGGCCGGAGCCGATGCTGAAGGTGTGGTCGGTGCGGTGCCGTTTAACCACGAGTCGGAGGGTGGCAAGATTGCGCTCGAATACGCGAAGGCGAAGAATATCGACTATGGTGGCGCCGATAGCACCTTTGTGCAGGGCTGGACGGCGATGTCGATTCTGATCGCCGGGATCGAGAAGGTTGTGGCTGATGGCAAAGAATTGACCGGTGAGAACATCAAGGCAGCGCTTGAGACGATGGGCCAGATCGATACCAAAGGTGTGACGCTGCCGGTGCAGTTTAGCTCTACCGATCATGCCGGCGTCAAGTCGCTCAAGATGTTCCGGGTTGAAAACGGTAAGTGGGTGCCGATCACCGACTTTATTAGCTCACGGTAG
- a CDS encoding DUF4097 family beta strand repeat-containing protein, giving the protein MKQRIPVDLPFTIFLPAVDGDLTIHGWDEPSVEWQCDDQVNLTRNEAGLTLEPCHGDLRLTVPAMAEVRITGCNGDTRVMQVRRLLIEHQHGDLVIRHITEQATIGQLSGDLHATEVAELNVTAQLSGDVTLLATPVARLHTVAGDLATRGVLSLSLTQLDGDLVATDLREQLSVAVVNGDVEVTGNNALLRLQQVNGDLTIHGQVSVLECVAVSGDVDAEEATIGQLAIETVAGDVEVGVLTGGRIGTVGGDLELMQVTGELMIGNVGGDCTIKHAGGNLTLNAIGSDLSLRAEVVAGSTIRAQVGGDAVIVLPKDPDLVLTATAGGEIRGVGVNRSAPGQTVELRYGNGAASLHLLVGGDVIVKGATQPDTFNGLATQLGHELSKLGRELGRELSELGRELAAELRNTLASGDPAAADRARAAADRFAAQARRLKEEAGPERMRIRINEREWRLDPERIERIKAQARQAAAAGLNDALEAVERALSRLQPPPHAPAPPPPPSHHAPPPPHAPAPPPPPHAPAPPPPPHAPAPPPPPHAPAPPPPPHAPATGQTIQLRPSPTPPSEEDRERQRAAILQMVADGRISAAEGDLLLTALDD; this is encoded by the coding sequence ATGAAACAACGTATTCCGGTCGATCTGCCGTTCACGATTTTCCTGCCCGCAGTTGACGGTGATCTGACGATCCACGGTTGGGATGAACCGAGTGTTGAATGGCAGTGTGATGACCAAGTGAACCTCACCAGGAATGAAGCCGGTCTGACGCTTGAGCCGTGTCACGGCGATCTCCGGCTGACAGTGCCGGCGATGGCTGAAGTGCGGATCACCGGTTGCAATGGCGATACACGGGTGATGCAGGTGCGTCGGTTGCTCATCGAACATCAGCACGGCGACCTGGTCATCCGCCACATCACCGAACAAGCGACCATCGGCCAGCTCTCCGGTGATCTCCACGCGACGGAAGTGGCTGAATTGAACGTGACCGCTCAGCTTTCCGGTGATGTCACCTTACTCGCGACGCCGGTTGCGCGCCTACACACGGTTGCCGGCGATCTCGCTACGCGCGGTGTGCTGAGCCTATCATTGACCCAACTCGATGGCGATCTGGTCGCTACCGACCTCCGCGAGCAGTTGAGTGTTGCCGTGGTGAACGGCGATGTGGAAGTTACCGGCAACAATGCTCTCCTCCGCCTCCAGCAGGTGAACGGCGATCTGACCATCCATGGGCAGGTGTCGGTGCTGGAATGTGTTGCAGTGAGCGGTGATGTTGACGCCGAAGAGGCTACTATCGGCCAACTAGCTATCGAGACGGTGGCCGGCGATGTTGAGGTGGGTGTGCTTACCGGTGGGCGGATCGGAACGGTCGGTGGTGATCTTGAATTGATGCAGGTTACCGGCGAACTGATGATCGGTAATGTGGGTGGCGATTGTACCATCAAACACGCCGGCGGCAATCTGACCCTCAACGCGATTGGGAGCGATCTGTCGTTACGCGCCGAGGTCGTTGCCGGCAGCACGATTCGCGCTCAAGTAGGTGGTGATGCAGTGATTGTGTTGCCGAAAGATCCCGATCTGGTACTGACGGCAACTGCCGGTGGTGAAATCCGTGGTGTCGGTGTGAACCGTTCAGCGCCCGGTCAGACAGTAGAGCTGCGCTACGGTAACGGTGCCGCCAGTCTCCATCTGCTCGTCGGTGGTGACGTGATCGTCAAAGGTGCAACCCAACCGGATACGTTCAACGGATTGGCCACGCAACTCGGTCACGAACTGAGCAAGCTGGGTCGCGAGTTGGGGCGTGAGTTAAGCGAATTGGGTCGTGAATTGGCCGCTGAGTTGCGTAACACACTGGCAAGTGGTGACCCCGCCGCCGCCGACCGCGCACGCGCTGCTGCCGACCGTTTTGCCGCGCAGGCCCGTCGCCTCAAGGAAGAGGCCGGCCCCGAACGAATGCGCATCCGTATCAACGAACGGGAATGGCGGCTTGATCCCGAACGGATCGAGCGAATCAAAGCGCAGGCTCGGCAGGCTGCCGCTGCCGGTCTGAACGATGCACTTGAGGCTGTCGAACGGGCGTTGAGCCGCCTCCAACCGCCGCCCCACGCGCCGGCACCACCGCCACCACCATCGCATCACGCACCACCACCACCCCACGCGCCGGCTCCACCACCGCCACCCCACGCGCCGGCTCCACCACCACCACCCCACGCGCCGGCTCCACCACCGCCACCCCACGCGCCGGCTCCACCACCACCACCCCACGCGCCGGCGACCGGTCAGACGATCCAATTACGCCCATCGCCCACACCACCGAGCGAGGAAGATCGCGAACGGCAACGTGCTGCGATTTTGCAGATGGTTGCCGATGGCCGAATCTCGGCAGCCGAAGGTGATCTGCTTCTCACCGCCCTCGACGATTAA
- a CDS encoding phenylacetate--CoA ligase family protein — protein sequence MDIATFYAGFDQRVREIVAFGYEHSPAFRRRMEEAGLTPADIQTTADLSRLPILRKEQLVELQRQGPQLGGMLTVPLARLRRIFQSPGPIYDPEPDEPDPWRWAPAFRAAGFGPDDVVINCFGYHLTPAGVMFEEGARAVGCAVIPAGIGNQAQQIEVMAHLGVTAYAGLPSYLKALLERAVEQGHDPRSWPLNKAFVAAEPLPPSLRALFEEQYGILVYDGYGTAETGNLGYNGPERQGWHLPEDALVQICDLNTGEPVPPGQTGEVVVTLFRRDYILIRFAVGDLSALMVSDTPTVIQTPRLVGWLGRSGESVKVRGLFVHPRHVAEAIRRVEGVQMYQAVVVREHHRDELICRLVPTSAADHAVLRDAAAHALHEALKLHCKVEIVAELPADAKPFVDLRTWD from the coding sequence ATGGACATTGCAACGTTCTATGCTGGGTTTGATCAGCGTGTGCGCGAGATTGTGGCGTTTGGCTACGAGCATTCACCGGCATTCCGACGCCGGATGGAGGAGGCCGGCCTGACTCCGGCTGATATTCAGACAACTGCCGATCTGAGTCGGCTACCGATCTTGCGCAAAGAGCAGTTGGTCGAGCTGCAACGGCAGGGGCCGCAATTAGGAGGGATGCTGACCGTGCCGCTTGCGCGGTTACGACGGATCTTCCAATCGCCCGGCCCGATCTACGATCCTGAACCCGATGAGCCAGATCCGTGGCGATGGGCGCCGGCCTTTCGGGCAGCCGGTTTTGGCCCCGACGATGTGGTGATCAACTGTTTTGGTTATCATCTCACTCCTGCCGGTGTGATGTTTGAAGAGGGAGCACGGGCGGTAGGTTGTGCGGTGATCCCGGCAGGGATCGGTAATCAGGCCCAACAGATTGAGGTAATGGCTCATCTGGGGGTGACGGCGTATGCCGGTTTGCCCAGTTATCTGAAGGCCCTGCTTGAGCGCGCGGTGGAGCAAGGGCACGATCCCCGTTCGTGGCCGTTGAATAAAGCGTTCGTTGCTGCCGAGCCGCTGCCACCATCGTTGCGGGCCTTGTTTGAAGAACAGTATGGGATTTTGGTTTACGATGGCTATGGTACGGCAGAAACCGGCAATCTCGGCTACAATGGCCCCGAACGTCAAGGCTGGCACTTACCCGAAGATGCGCTCGTCCAGATTTGTGATCTGAACACGGGTGAGCCGGTACCACCCGGCCAAACCGGTGAGGTGGTAGTGACCCTCTTCCGCCGCGATTACATTCTCATTCGCTTTGCCGTCGGTGATCTGTCGGCGCTGATGGTATCGGATACGCCGACCGTGATCCAGACGCCTCGCCTGGTCGGATGGCTTGGGCGCAGCGGTGAAAGCGTGAAAGTGCGCGGTCTGTTTGTCCACCCGCGCCATGTCGCCGAGGCGATTCGCCGGGTAGAGGGAGTGCAGATGTATCAGGCCGTCGTGGTGCGCGAACATCATCGCGACGAGCTTATCTGTCGGCTGGTACCGACATCTGCTGCCGATCACGCGGTGCTCCGTGACGCTGCTGCCCATGCCTTGCACGAAGCGCTGAAATTGCACTGCAAGGTAGAGATCGTCGCTGAGTTACCGGCTGATGCGAAACCGTTTGTCGATCTGCGCACGTGGGATTAA
- a CDS encoding DUF2089 domain-containing protein: protein MNPLLTRDPITGGELIVTRLESPSSGIVIEGRFSLGWIGRLTPEQLAFVELLVKNRGNIQRLAAELDIAYNTARARLDEIVALLGGPPEHEPRLDRRQILDRLAAREISVEEALRLLKGADYEQRK from the coding sequence ATGAACCCGCTTCTCACTCGTGATCCTATCACCGGCGGTGAGCTTATCGTAACCCGACTCGAGTCACCGAGCAGCGGCATCGTGATCGAGGGCCGGTTTAGCCTTGGCTGGATCGGTCGTCTGACCCCCGAACAACTGGCTTTTGTCGAGCTGCTGGTGAAGAATCGGGGCAATATTCAACGCCTCGCCGCCGAACTCGATATCGCCTATAACACCGCGCGTGCTCGCCTCGACGAAATCGTCGCCCTCCTCGGCGGTCCGCCTGAACACGAGCCACGGCTCGACCGTCGCCAAATCCTCGACCGGTTGGCCGCCCGCGAGATTTCGGTTGAAGAAGCCCTGCGCCTGCTGAAAGGGGCCGATTATGAACAGCGTAAATGA
- a CDS encoding ECF transporter S component, with protein sequence MAIQTSRYNRLARWAGDIVLALICLLGLTAFFYPFMMGRAASGFEQAHATTAPIFFAMLGPAMLVLLITELSAGRLNPRILAVLGVLTGLVAVLRLPAGPGDSPTFFFLIILAGYVYGARFGFLLGALALLVSALLTGGVGPWLPFQMFVSGWMGMSAGWLAPLGQRLRPGGWGEMILLVGFGYGWGFLFGALMNLWFWPFAPPSSLGWVPGSGLEATIRQYLVFYMVTSLAWDATRAFGNAVLIALLGRPVLKELRRFRNRFWFTVEVAGAARE encoded by the coding sequence ATGGCGATCCAAACCTCTCGTTACAACCGGTTGGCGAGGTGGGCCGGCGATATCGTACTGGCGCTCATCTGTCTGCTTGGTCTTACTGCATTTTTCTACCCATTCATGATGGGGCGAGCGGCAAGCGGATTTGAGCAGGCCCATGCCACGACAGCGCCGATCTTTTTTGCCATGCTCGGTCCGGCGATGCTGGTCTTACTCATCACCGAACTGAGTGCCGGACGGCTGAATCCGCGTATCCTGGCCGTATTGGGGGTACTCACCGGTCTGGTCGCGGTGCTCCGACTACCGGCGGGGCCGGGTGATTCACCGACCTTTTTCTTTCTGATCATCCTGGCCGGGTATGTGTATGGTGCGCGGTTTGGCTTTTTGCTCGGTGCATTGGCATTACTTGTCTCGGCGTTGCTCACCGGTGGTGTCGGGCCGTGGTTACCGTTTCAGATGTTCGTGAGTGGGTGGATGGGGATGAGTGCCGGCTGGCTCGCTCCGCTGGGACAGCGTTTACGGCCGGGCGGGTGGGGTGAAATGATCCTACTGGTTGGGTTTGGTTACGGATGGGGATTTTTATTTGGAGCACTGATGAATCTCTGGTTTTGGCCGTTTGCACCGCCCAGCTCCTTGGGATGGGTTCCCGGTAGTGGGTTGGAGGCAACGATCCGCCAGTACCTCGTATTTTATATGGTGACCTCATTAGCGTGGGATGCAACGCGTGCGTTCGGCAATGCCGTTTTGATCGCCCTCTTAGGACGGCCGGTGTTGAAAGAGCTGCGCCGATTTCGCAACCGGTTTTGGTTCACGGTCGAAGTCGCAGGAGCGGCTCGCGAATAA
- a CDS encoding SHOCT-like domain-containing protein: MNSVNEERHRILQMVEQGQLSAAEAARLLDVLSADPRPLERSRARLVRIRVTDLSSQRLKASVSIPVSLINVGLRLGARLAPQLSGSALEELIRSVERGTTGLLLEWQDLEEGERIEIVVE; the protein is encoded by the coding sequence ATGAACAGCGTAAATGAAGAGCGCCATCGCATTTTGCAGATGGTTGAGCAGGGCCAGTTGTCCGCTGCCGAAGCAGCCCGCTTGCTCGATGTGTTGAGCGCCGACCCCCGCCCACTCGAACGTAGTCGGGCCCGCCTGGTGCGGATCCGTGTGACCGATCTGTCTTCCCAACGCCTGAAAGCCTCGGTGTCTATTCCGGTGAGTTTGATTAATGTTGGTTTACGTCTCGGTGCTCGCCTTGCCCCACAACTGAGCGGTAGCGCCCTCGAAGAGTTGATCCGGAGCGTTGAACGGGGCACTACCGGTTTGCTCCTCGAATGGCAAGATTTGGAAGAAGGTGAGCGGATCGAGATTGTGGTCGAATGA
- a CDS encoding iron-containing alcohol dehydrogenase encodes MQHFFEFSLGARVLYQIGLAAELGQVISNALPQRRAFIVADKGVINAGLLEPIKTGISPVEIVGLFDDVPANSSVAKVAEGAAAARDAGADLIIAVGGGSPIDTAKGIRILLTLGGTIPDYEGYNVIDTPLTPLVAIPTTAGTGSEVTPIAVILDETDQRKISIVSRYLTPDLAILDPLMTRTLPPHLTAATGMDALSHAIETYVSTENNPFSDSLALAAIDIIANYLRDAVHDGTNMEARSQLLIAATMAGIACGNSLFGVVHALSHAVGGKFPVHHGMANAIFLPPGMRFNSEVAPERYVRIARAMGVNVGGRNNAEVIADGITAVHTLTADCGLPTRLRDVGVPREALPELAELAAVEPAIFNNPRPATPEQLLAMLEEVW; translated from the coding sequence ATGCAACATTTCTTCGAGTTTAGCCTCGGTGCACGGGTGTTGTACCAGATCGGGTTGGCCGCCGAATTAGGGCAAGTGATTAGCAATGCCTTGCCACAACGCCGTGCCTTTATTGTGGCCGATAAAGGTGTGATCAACGCCGGCCTTCTCGAACCGATCAAAACCGGTATCAGCCCGGTCGAGATTGTTGGTTTGTTTGATGATGTACCGGCCAACTCCTCGGTCGCCAAAGTGGCCGAGGGCGCTGCGGCTGCACGTGATGCCGGTGCCGACTTGATTATCGCGGTTGGTGGTGGTAGCCCTATTGATACCGCAAAGGGTATTCGGATTTTGCTTACCCTCGGCGGTACGATCCCCGATTACGAAGGCTACAATGTGATCGATACACCGCTCACACCACTCGTTGCGATCCCGACCACTGCCGGCACCGGGAGTGAGGTGACACCTATTGCCGTCATCCTCGACGAGACCGATCAGCGCAAGATTAGCATCGTTAGTCGCTACCTTACCCCCGATCTCGCCATTCTCGACCCACTGATGACCCGCACGCTACCACCGCACCTCACCGCTGCGACCGGGATGGATGCGCTATCACACGCCATCGAGACGTATGTTTCGACCGAGAATAATCCGTTCAGTGATAGCCTGGCGCTGGCCGCTATTGATATAATCGCCAATTATCTGCGCGACGCCGTCCACGACGGTACGAATATGGAGGCGCGTAGCCAGTTGCTTATCGCGGCCACGATGGCCGGCATCGCCTGCGGTAACAGCCTGTTCGGTGTGGTGCATGCCCTTTCCCATGCGGTCGGTGGCAAGTTCCCGGTACACCATGGCATGGCCAACGCGATCTTCCTCCCGCCAGGCATGCGGTTTAACAGCGAGGTTGCCCCCGAACGCTATGTACGAATTGCCCGCGCGATGGGGGTGAATGTCGGTGGTCGCAATAATGCTGAAGTCATCGCCGACGGGATCACCGCAGTTCACACCTTGACCGCCGATTGTGGTTTACCCACCCGTCTCCGCGATGTTGGTGTACCGCGCGAAGCATTGCCCGAATTGGCCGAGTTGGCCGCCGTCGAACCGGCAATCTTCAATAACCCGCGGCCTGCCACACCTGAACAGTTGTTGGCAATGCTGGAAGAGGTCTGGTAA
- a CDS encoding TetR/AcrR family transcriptional regulator: MTEVPLMPDPRVIESPTALRILDVATQLFMQRGYRAVSISDIIHTAGVTKPTLYYYFSDKEDLFVQMGLKVLWTMSRPLAELAASERALVERLRAMADLLISGYEGDMRIMRHEMTEHLSAAARSRLSAAFYQHLFAPLTKIMREALTAGVVRADMSPAMLATLFLSLCETFHELTSTNAMMGWSGSVSAELLVDIFLYGAGTRSADNRSVGMAEV, translated from the coding sequence ATGACCGAAGTACCCTTGATGCCCGACCCGCGAGTGATTGAAAGTCCGACGGCGCTCCGCATTCTCGATGTAGCGACACAACTTTTTATGCAGCGCGGCTATCGGGCCGTATCGATTAGCGACATCATTCATACTGCCGGTGTGACAAAACCGACCCTTTACTACTACTTTAGCGACAAAGAAGACCTGTTTGTGCAGATGGGGCTAAAGGTGTTGTGGACGATGAGTCGGCCACTGGCCGAGCTAGCTGCGTCCGAGCGGGCGTTGGTTGAGCGATTGCGCGCAATGGCCGACTTGCTGATCTCCGGCTATGAAGGTGATATGCGCATTATGCGCCACGAGATGACGGAGCACCTCAGCGCGGCCGCACGTAGTCGTTTGAGTGCTGCGTTCTATCAACACCTCTTCGCGCCGTTAACCAAGATCATGCGTGAAGCGCTCACTGCCGGGGTAGTACGGGCCGATATGTCACCGGCAATGTTAGCAACGTTATTTCTCAGTCTGTGCGAGACGTTTCACGAGCTGACTTCAACCAACGCGATGATGGGGTGGTCGGGTAGCGTCTCGGCGGAGTTATTGGTCGATATCTTTTTGTATGGGGCCGGCACCCGGTCGGCAGATAATCGTTCAGTAGGAATGGCAGAAGTATGA
- a CDS encoding zinc-ribbon domain containing protein has protein sequence MSFADKTLTCRDCGMDFVFTAGEQQFYAAKGFVNEPVRCPSCRKARKTQKSNVSERHRTVSTAASERERVNYRVSCAHCGQETTVPFVPRGTKPVYCSSCYNRMRGDARVMF, from the coding sequence ATGAGCTTCGCAGACAAGACCCTGACCTGTCGGGATTGTGGGATGGATTTCGTCTTTACAGCGGGAGAGCAGCAATTCTACGCTGCCAAAGGTTTTGTTAATGAGCCGGTGCGTTGTCCATCATGCCGTAAAGCACGCAAAACCCAGAAGAGTAACGTATCCGAGCGTCACCGTACCGTTAGCACGGCAGCATCGGAGCGTGAACGGGTGAATTATCGCGTTTCCTGTGCTCACTGTGGCCAAGAGACGACCGTTCCGTTCGTTCCGCGTGGTACCAAACCGGTCTACTGTAGCTCGTGTTATAACCGGATGCGTGGTGATGCTCGCGTGATGTTTTAG